A window from Pongo abelii isolate AG06213 chromosome 6, NHGRI_mPonAbe1-v2.0_pri, whole genome shotgun sequence encodes these proteins:
- the POLR1F gene encoding DNA-directed RNA polymerase I subunit RPA43 isoform X1 — protein MAARCSEAQRPAAASDGSLVGQAGVLPCLELPTYAAACALVNSRYSCLVVGPHQRHIALSPRYLNRKRTGIREQLDAELLRYSESLLGVPIAYDNIKVVGELGDIYDDQGHIHLNVEADFVIFCPEPGQKLMGIVNKVSSSHIGCLVHGCFNASIPKPEQLSAEQWQTMEINMGDELEFEVFRLDSDAAGVFCIRGKLNITSLQFKRSEVSEEVTENGTEEAAKKPKKKKKKDPETYEVDSGTTKLADDADDTPMEESALQNTNNVNGIWEEEPKKKKKKKKKHQEVQDQDPVFQGSDSSGYQSDHKKKKKKRKHSEEAEFTPPLKCSPKRKGKMFKLVVVG, from the exons ATGGCTGCGCGTTGCTCAGAGGCGCAGCGGCCAGCGGCGGCTTCTGATGGGTCTCTGGTAGGGCAGGCTGGCGTCCTACCTTGCCTAGAGTTGCCGACTTATGCCGCTGCTTGTGCGCTGGTGAACAGTCGCTACTCATGCCTGGTGGTCGGGCCGCACCAAAGGCACATCGCGCTGTCGCCCCGCTACCTTAACAGGAAACGCACCGGCATTCGAGAACAGCTTGATGCGGAGCTCCTTCGCTATTCTGAGAG CCTTTTAGGTGTCCCTATTGCATATGATAACATCAAAGTTGTGGGAGAGCTTGGAGATATTTATGATGATCAAGGACACATTCATCTTAACGTTGAAGCCGATTTTGTTATTTTCTGCCCTGAACCGGGGCAAAAGCTTATG GGTATAGTTAATAAAGTGTCTTCTAGCCATATTGGCTGTTTAGTACATGGGTGTTTCAATGCCTCCATTCCTAAACCTGAGCAGTTGTCAGCTGAGCAGTGGCAAACCATGGAGATAAACATGGGTGATGAACTAGAATTTGAAGTATTTCGTTTAGACTCAGATGCTGCTGGAGTATTCTGCATTCGGGGAAAACTAAATATCACAAG TTTACAATTCAAGCGCTCTGAAGTttctgaagaagttacagaaaatGGCACTGAGGAAGCTGCTAAAAAacctaagaagaaaaagaagaaagacccaGAGACATATGAAGTGGACAGTGGTACCACAAAGCTAGCAGATGATGCAGATGAcactccaatggaagagtcagcCCTGCAGAATACTAATAATGTGAATGGCATCTGGGAGGAGgagccaaagaaaaagaagaagaagaagaaaaagcaccAGGAAGTTCAGGACCAGGACCCTGTTTTCCAAGGCAGTGACTCCAGTGGTTACCAAAGtgaccataaaaagaaaaaaaagaaaagaaaacacagtgaAGAGGCCGAATTTACCCCACCTTTGAAATGCTCaccaaaaagaaaagggaaaa TGTTTAAGCTGGTTGTTGTTGGATGA
- the POLR1F gene encoding DNA-directed RNA polymerase I subunit RPA43 isoform X2, with the protein MAARCSEAQRPAAASDGSLVGQAGVLPCLELPTYAAACALVNSRYSCLVVGPHQRHIALSPRYLNRKRTGIREQLDAELLRYSESLLGVPIAYDNIKVVGELGDIYDDQGHIHLNVEADFVIFCPEPGQKLMGIVNKVSSSHIGCLVHGCFNASIPKPEQLSAEQWQTMEINMGDELEFEVFRLDSDAAGVFCIRGKLNITSLQFKRSEVSEEVTENGTEEAAKKPKKKKKKDPETYEVDSGTTKLADDADDTPMEESALQNTNNVNGIWEEEPKKKKKKKKKHQEVQDQDPVFQGSDSSGYQSDHKKKKKKRKHSEEAEFTPPLKCSPKRKGKSNFL; encoded by the exons ATGGCTGCGCGTTGCTCAGAGGCGCAGCGGCCAGCGGCGGCTTCTGATGGGTCTCTGGTAGGGCAGGCTGGCGTCCTACCTTGCCTAGAGTTGCCGACTTATGCCGCTGCTTGTGCGCTGGTGAACAGTCGCTACTCATGCCTGGTGGTCGGGCCGCACCAAAGGCACATCGCGCTGTCGCCCCGCTACCTTAACAGGAAACGCACCGGCATTCGAGAACAGCTTGATGCGGAGCTCCTTCGCTATTCTGAGAG CCTTTTAGGTGTCCCTATTGCATATGATAACATCAAAGTTGTGGGAGAGCTTGGAGATATTTATGATGATCAAGGACACATTCATCTTAACGTTGAAGCCGATTTTGTTATTTTCTGCCCTGAACCGGGGCAAAAGCTTATG GGTATAGTTAATAAAGTGTCTTCTAGCCATATTGGCTGTTTAGTACATGGGTGTTTCAATGCCTCCATTCCTAAACCTGAGCAGTTGTCAGCTGAGCAGTGGCAAACCATGGAGATAAACATGGGTGATGAACTAGAATTTGAAGTATTTCGTTTAGACTCAGATGCTGCTGGAGTATTCTGCATTCGGGGAAAACTAAATATCACAAG TTTACAATTCAAGCGCTCTGAAGTttctgaagaagttacagaaaatGGCACTGAGGAAGCTGCTAAAAAacctaagaagaaaaagaagaaagacccaGAGACATATGAAGTGGACAGTGGTACCACAAAGCTAGCAGATGATGCAGATGAcactccaatggaagagtcagcCCTGCAGAATACTAATAATGTGAATGGCATCTGGGAGGAGgagccaaagaaaaagaagaagaagaagaaaaagcaccAGGAAGTTCAGGACCAGGACCCTGTTTTCCAAGGCAGTGACTCCAGTGGTTACCAAAGtgaccataaaaagaaaaaaaagaaaagaaaacacagtgaAGAGGCCGAATTTACCCCACCTTTGAAATGCTCaccaaaaagaaaagggaaaagtaattttctttag